The following are encoded in a window of Campylobacter sp. MIT 12-8780 genomic DNA:
- the gap gene encoding type I glyceraldehyde-3-phosphate dehydrogenase → MAIKIAINGFGRIGRCVARIALKRDDVELVAINDTSDLEITKYLFKYDSVHRTYEGEVSSQDDMLIIDGKKIKVFKSRDIKELDFAKYGADVVLECTGAHLTQEKCQAFLDQGIQKVIMSAPAKDDTPTFVMGVNSHLYKGEKIISNASCTTNCLGPVCRVLQDEFGIEKGLMTTIHAYTNGQSIIDAKTKDKRRSRAAAQNIIPTSTGAAKAMKLIMPELDGRLHGQSMRVPVIDVSSVDLTAQLAKKTSKEELNNAFKKAAASNLKGFLAVDEDERVSSDFIGSSYGAIVAADLTQVIQDDFVKIVAWYDNEWGYSSRLLDMAVLVMKG, encoded by the coding sequence ATGGCGATTAAAATTGCGATAAATGGCTTTGGGCGTATTGGAAGGTGTGTTGCGCGTATCGCGTTAAAACGCGATGATGTGGAGCTTGTAGCGATTAATGATACTTCTGATTTGGAGATCACAAAATACCTTTTTAAATATGACAGCGTGCATAGAACCTATGAGGGCGAAGTTTCAAGCCAAGATGATATGCTTATCATTGATGGTAAAAAAATCAAAGTCTTTAAAAGTCGTGATATCAAAGAACTTGACTTTGCAAAATACGGCGCTGATGTCGTGCTTGAATGCACAGGAGCACACTTAACTCAAGAAAAATGTCAAGCTTTTTTAGATCAAGGCATACAAAAAGTGATTATGTCAGCTCCTGCAAAAGATGATACGCCTACTTTTGTAATGGGTGTAAACTCTCATCTTTACAAAGGCGAAAAAATCATCTCAAATGCAAGTTGCACCACTAACTGCTTAGGTCCGGTGTGTAGGGTTTTGCAAGATGAATTTGGCATAGAAAAAGGACTGATGACAACCATACATGCTTATACAAACGGACAAAGCATCATCGATGCAAAGACAAAAGACAAACGCCGAAGCAGAGCAGCAGCACAAAACATTATCCCAACCTCAACAGGAGCGGCAAAGGCTATGAAGCTTATCATGCCAGAGCTTGATGGACGTTTGCACGGACAAAGTATGCGTGTGCCAGTGATTGATGTTTCAAGCGTTGATTTAACCGCGCAATTAGCTAAAAAAACAAGTAAAGAAGAGCTAAATAACGCCTTTAAAAAGGCTGCAGCTTCAAATTTAAAAGGCTTTTTAGCTGTTGATGAAGATGAGAGAGTAAGTTCTGATTTTATAGGTTCAAGTTATGGAGCGATCGTGGCTGCTGATCTTACTCAAGTGATACAAGATGATTTTGTTAAAATCGTGGCTTGGTATGATAATGAATGGGGCTATTCAAGCCGTTTGCTTGATATGGCTGTGTTGGTGATGAAAGGTTAA
- the rsfS gene encoding ribosome silencing factor translates to MQERIKAITDILDDKKAEQIEVFDMRDKDYFVSFVVLASTLGQRHALSLIDELKIKLKEKGEQFLGIESSEDWSVLDLGDILIHLLSEDYRAKYNLEEFLKELGKQKA, encoded by the coding sequence ATGCAAGAAAGAATCAAAGCTATTACGGATATTTTAGATGATAAAAAAGCCGAGCAAATCGAAGTTTTTGATATGCGAGATAAGGATTATTTTGTAAGTTTTGTGGTGCTTGCAAGCACTTTAGGGCAAAGGCATGCCCTTTCACTCATCGATGAGCTTAAAATAAAGCTTAAAGAAAAAGGGGAGCAGTTTTTGGGTATAGAAAGCTCTGAGGATTGGAGTGTGCTTGATTTAGGCGATATACTCATTCATCTTTTAAGCGAAGATTATAGGGCAAAATATAATTTAGAAGAGTTTTTAAAAGAACTTGGCAAACAAAAAGCTTAA
- the yajC gene encoding preprotein translocase subunit YajC: MEQNSLLTSLLPLLVLFAIFYFLVIRPQQKQAKAHKQMISELTKGDKIITNGGLICEVIKPEDDFIKVKLNDENTIAKISKEFIAKKIDV, encoded by the coding sequence ATGGAACAAAACTCTTTGCTAACTTCATTGTTACCTCTACTCGTGCTTTTTGCGATTTTTTATTTTTTGGTTATCCGCCCTCAGCAAAAACAAGCAAAAGCCCACAAACAAATGATTTCAGAGCTTACAAAAGGCGATAAAATCATCACAAATGGTGGCTTGATCTGCGAAGTGATAAAACCAGAAGATGATTTTATCAAAGTTAAGCTTAATGATGAGAACACTATTGCAAAAATTTCAAAAGAATTTATAGCAAAGAAAATTGATGTCTAA
- the secD gene encoding protein translocase subunit SecD, whose translation MSNSKVNYKLFIFVAVLLFGIAFSLPSFLQSQKGAKINLGLDLQGGLYLLLGVDSEEAVKSKIKSIASALSYEINKQNIISDDIKINDTSIEFKLYDEGDVAKIDAILKDIAGLNVSFANMHYTLSLSAEEIQSTLDYALLQAVETIRNRLDEFGLAEPTVAKQGEDQILVELAGIKTSEDEQRAKERITTAAHLQLMEVDDARMPQAHLLSENEAASYGDIVLADAKNENIKYALKAIPVLDGSTLTDARVGFSQDSNAPIINFTLNSQGARIFADYTEKSVGKRLAIVLDNKVYSAPVINERIGGGSGQISGNFTQEEARDVAVALRSGALLAPVKVLEQRSIGPSLGSDSIQMSMIALIGASIAIVVFMMVYYGIAGVFANIALIANILVVVAVMAIFGATLTLPGMAGLVLTVGMAVDANVIINERIRELLREGASIKKSVEDGYKHAMSAIMDSNITSLVTSIALYAYGTGPVKGFAVTTGIGILVSMITAIIGTHGMFDLFMKQMEKSNNTRLWFGYRRKK comes from the coding sequence ATGTCTAATTCAAAAGTCAATTATAAACTTTTTATTTTTGTAGCAGTTTTGCTTTTTGGTATAGCGTTTTCCTTGCCTTCTTTTTTGCAAAGTCAAAAGGGAGCAAAGATCAATTTAGGGCTTGATTTGCAAGGCGGACTTTATTTGCTTTTGGGCGTGGATAGTGAAGAAGCCGTAAAATCAAAGATTAAAAGTATAGCTTCGGCTTTAAGTTATGAGATTAACAAACAAAATATCATTAGTGATGATATAAAAATAAATGATACCAGTATCGAGTTTAAGCTTTATGATGAAGGCGATGTGGCTAAAATTGATGCGATTTTAAAGGATATTGCTGGCTTAAATGTCAGCTTTGCAAATATGCACTACACCTTAAGCTTAAGTGCTGAAGAAATTCAATCAACCCTTGATTATGCTTTGCTTCAAGCAGTTGAAACCATACGAAACCGCCTTGATGAGTTTGGTTTGGCTGAACCAACCGTTGCTAAGCAAGGCGAGGATCAGATTTTAGTTGAACTTGCTGGCATTAAGACAAGCGAGGATGAACAAAGAGCAAAAGAGCGAATCACCACAGCAGCTCATTTACAACTCATGGAAGTAGATGATGCAAGAATGCCTCAAGCTCATCTTTTGAGCGAAAATGAAGCGGCAAGTTATGGTGATATTGTCTTAGCTGATGCTAAAAATGAAAATATTAAATACGCCTTAAAAGCTATCCCTGTACTTGATGGCTCAACCTTAACTGATGCAAGGGTAGGCTTTTCTCAAGATTCAAATGCTCCTATTATCAATTTTACCTTAAATTCACAAGGAGCGAGAATCTTTGCTGATTATACTGAAAAAAGTGTTGGAAAACGTCTTGCTATAGTACTTGATAATAAAGTCTATTCAGCCCCTGTGATTAATGAACGTATAGGCGGAGGTAGCGGGCAAATTAGCGGAAATTTCACTCAAGAAGAGGCTAGAGATGTGGCTGTGGCTTTAAGAAGTGGGGCTTTGCTTGCTCCTGTTAAGGTTTTAGAACAAAGAAGTATAGGTCCATCTTTAGGAAGTGATAGCATACAAATGTCAATGATAGCTTTAATCGGTGCAAGTATTGCTATAGTGGTATTTATGATGGTGTATTATGGTATAGCTGGAGTTTTTGCAAATATTGCTTTGATTGCTAATATACTTGTGGTTGTGGCTGTGATGGCGATTTTTGGAGCGACTTTAACCCTGCCTGGTATGGCTGGACTGGTTTTAACTGTGGGTATGGCAGTTGATGCAAATGTGATTATCAATGAACGCATACGAGAGCTTTTGCGTGAGGGAGCAAGTATCAAAAAAAGTGTAGAAGATGGCTATAAACACGCTATGAGCGCGATCATGGACTCAAATATCACTTCTTTAGTTACTTCAATTGCTTTATACGCTTATGGCACTGGTCCGGTTAAAGGCTTTGCCGTAACTACTGGTATAGGTATTTTAGTCAGTATGATTACAGCTATCATTGGCACGCATGGTATGTTTGATTTGTTTATGAAGCAAATGGAAAAAAGCAATAATACAAGGCTTTGGTTTGGATATAGGAGAAAAAAATAA
- the secF gene encoding protein translocase subunit SecF, whose translation MQFFSEKKIYDFMRMRFGAYFLSGFLVLGSLWLLFDRGLQYGIDFSGGTLIQLKYEQKAPIADIRAKLEAGGDFQNLSVTEFGSDDEVTIRFLGSHEDVKTDLNTQITNLLKDTGSFEIRRVDVVGPKVGDELRNKGIMAVSVSLLTILIYLAFRFEWRFAMAAIITEVHDLIITLGAISLFKIDVNLDTLAAVLTVLGYSLNDTIIIFDRIREGIKTSKKSELAPIINESVSATLSRTVLTSGLTLATVVILYFFGGSMIEGFSLALIVGLVVGTLSSIFVASPALLWFKFSVNAYRQKELDKLKKKQEKEKMRAMYEKGSV comes from the coding sequence ATGCAGTTTTTTAGCGAAAAGAAAATTTATGATTTTATGCGTATGCGCTTTGGTGCTTATTTTTTATCTGGTTTTTTGGTGCTTGGCTCACTTTGGCTTTTATTTGATAGAGGCTTACAATATGGTATTGATTTTAGCGGGGGCACACTCATACAGCTTAAATACGAACAAAAAGCGCCCATTGCAGATATTAGGGCTAAACTTGAGGCTGGTGGAGATTTTCAAAACTTAAGTGTAACTGAATTTGGCTCTGATGATGAGGTAACTATACGTTTTTTAGGCTCACATGAAGATGTAAAAACTGATTTAAATACACAAATTACAAACCTTTTAAAAGATACAGGCTCTTTTGAGATCAGACGCGTTGATGTAGTGGGTCCAAAAGTGGGCGATGAGCTGAGAAATAAAGGCATTATGGCAGTAAGCGTGTCCTTGCTTACGATTTTGATTTATTTAGCTTTTCGTTTTGAATGGCGTTTTGCTATGGCAGCTATCATTACTGAAGTGCATGATCTTATCATCACTTTAGGAGCTATTTCTTTATTTAAGATAGATGTGAATTTAGATACCCTAGCCGCTGTTTTAACCGTGCTTGGATACTCTTTAAATGATACTATTATCATTTTTGATCGTATAAGAGAGGGTATAAAAACAAGCAAGAAAAGCGAGCTAGCTCCTATTATCAATGAAAGTGTTTCAGCCACGCTTTCAAGGACTGTGCTTACTTCAGGGCTTACCTTAGCTACGGTTGTGATCTTATACTTTTTTGGTGGTTCTATGATAGAAGGCTTTTCACTTGCACTCATCGTAGGGCTTGTGGTAGGGACTTTAAGCTCCATTTTTGTGGCAAGTCCGGCTTTACTTTGGTTTAAATTTAGTGTTAATGCGTATAGACAAAAAGAACTAGATAAACTTAAGAAAAAACAAGAAAAAGAAAAAATGCGTGCCATGTATGAAAAAGGCAGTGTTTAA
- the leuS gene encoding leucine--tRNA ligase has protein sequence MAYEASVIEKKWQQFWQESEAFEPKDDLSLAKKYILSMFPYPSGRIHMGHVRNYTIGDALARHYRKMGFNVLHPIGFDSFGMPAENAAIKHKIHPKTWTYENIAYMQKELFSLGFSFSRKRMLATSDPLYTKFEQEFFIKMFEKGLIYTKDALVNWCDHDKTVLANEQVEDGKCWRCGHEVIQKKMPGYYVKITAYADELLAGLKELEGKWSPQVLTMQENWIGKSYGLEFAFKLDDESALKAEASSFEVFTTRADTLFGVSYVALAPEHNIVNALLEKNLLDEHTTQKIKAIQNQSPRERQMNDKEGYFLGLYALHPLTGAKIPVWVANFVLADYGSGAVMAVPAHDERDFEFAKKYDLTIKQVIDDENYDPSKAYTDKKGKLINSGEFEGLECNEARVKIAKKFEQLGIGKTITNFKIRDWGVSRQRYWGCPIPMVHCKSCGLVSERLESLPITLPDDVSITGEGNPLEKHPTWKHCKCPKCGLEAQRECDTLDTFFESSWYYARFASDEKTWQEKALDEKSTDYWLGVDQYIGGIEHAILHLLYARFFQKALRDLGYLRADEPFVRLLTQGMVLKDGAKMSKSKGNVIDPDEIISKYGADTARLFILFAAPPAKELEWNADAVDGAYRFLARLYERALKLKGKSLKAIDQNALNKDEKLARLKVYEALKKSNELYESNFAFNTLIAACMEALNALSVAKNENLELEGFYILLNVLEPIIPHLASELSNELFGCENFKKLELLSEVFVKDSFNIGVSVNGKKRAELEIEANLSKDEIISKAKENVAKWLEGKELIKEIYIDKKLVNLVIK, from the coding sequence ATGGCATATGAAGCAAGTGTGATAGAAAAAAAATGGCAGCAATTTTGGCAAGAAAGTGAGGCTTTTGAGCCAAAAGATGATTTAAGCCTAGCTAAAAAATATATCTTATCTATGTTTCCTTATCCAAGCGGACGCATACATATGGGGCATGTAAGAAATTATACCATAGGCGATGCGCTTGCAAGACACTATAGAAAAATGGGCTTTAATGTGCTTCACCCCATAGGCTTTGATAGCTTTGGTATGCCTGCTGAAAATGCTGCTATAAAACATAAAATTCACCCTAAAACTTGGACTTATGAAAATATAGCTTATATGCAAAAAGAGCTTTTTTCTTTGGGCTTTTCTTTTTCAAGAAAACGTATGCTAGCAACTTCTGATCCCCTTTATACCAAATTTGAGCAAGAATTTTTTATCAAAATGTTTGAAAAGGGGCTTATTTACACAAAAGATGCCCTTGTAAATTGGTGCGATCATGATAAAACTGTGCTTGCAAATGAACAGGTTGAGGATGGAAAATGCTGGCGTTGTGGACATGAGGTTATCCAAAAAAAAATGCCTGGATACTATGTAAAAATCACTGCTTATGCAGATGAGCTTTTAGCTGGACTTAAGGAGCTTGAGGGTAAGTGGAGTCCTCAGGTTTTAACTATGCAAGAAAATTGGATAGGCAAGAGTTATGGGCTTGAGTTTGCTTTTAAACTTGATGATGAAAGTGCTTTAAAGGCTGAAGCTTCTTCTTTTGAGGTTTTTACAACAAGGGCTGACACACTTTTTGGTGTTTCTTATGTGGCTTTGGCTCCAGAACATAATATAGTAAATGCTTTGCTTGAAAAAAACTTACTTGATGAACATACAACACAAAAGATTAAAGCCATACAAAATCAAAGCCCAAGAGAAAGGCAGATGAATGACAAAGAAGGCTATTTTTTAGGGCTTTACGCCCTTCATCCTTTAACAGGAGCAAAAATTCCAGTTTGGGTAGCAAATTTTGTTTTGGCTGATTATGGTAGTGGGGCAGTTATGGCTGTGCCAGCTCATGATGAAAGAGACTTTGAATTTGCTAAGAAATATGATTTGACTATAAAACAAGTCATTGATGATGAAAATTACGATCCAAGCAAGGCTTATACAGATAAAAAAGGCAAGCTTATTAATAGTGGCGAATTTGAAGGCTTAGAATGCAATGAAGCAAGAGTAAAGATAGCGAAGAAATTTGAGCAACTTGGCATAGGCAAAACAATTACTAATTTTAAAATTCGTGATTGGGGCGTTTCAAGGCAGAGGTATTGGGGTTGTCCTATACCTATGGTGCATTGTAAAAGCTGTGGTTTAGTCAGTGAAAGGCTTGAGAGCTTACCTATAACCCTGCCAGATGATGTAAGTATCACAGGAGAGGGCAATCCTTTAGAAAAGCACCCCACTTGGAAGCATTGTAAATGCCCAAAATGTGGACTTGAAGCTCAAAGAGAATGTGATACTTTAGATACTTTTTTTGAAAGCTCTTGGTATTATGCGCGTTTTGCAAGTGATGAAAAAACTTGGCAAGAAAAGGCACTTGATGAAAAAAGCACGGATTATTGGCTTGGAGTAGATCAATACATAGGCGGTATAGAGCATGCTATCTTGCATTTGCTGTATGCTCGTTTTTTCCAAAAGGCTTTAAGGGATTTGGGGTATTTAAGAGCTGATGAACCTTTTGTGCGTCTTTTAACGCAAGGAATGGTGCTTAAAGATGGAGCCAAAATGAGTAAGTCAAAAGGCAATGTCATCGATCCAGATGAGATTATTAGCAAATATGGAGCTGATACAGCAAGACTTTTTATACTTTTTGCAGCCCCACCAGCAAAAGAGCTTGAATGGAATGCTGATGCTGTTGATGGAGCATATCGCTTTTTAGCAAGGCTATATGAAAGAGCCTTAAAGCTTAAAGGCAAAAGCTTAAAAGCTATAGATCAAAACGCCTTAAACAAGGATGAAAAACTTGCAAGACTTAAAGTCTATGAGGCTTTGAAAAAATCAAATGAATTATACGAGAGTAATTTTGCTTTTAATACCCTAATCGCAGCTTGTATGGAAGCTTTAAATGCTTTAAGTGTAGCAAAGAATGAAAATTTAGAGCTTGAAGGCTTTTATATACTTTTAAATGTGCTTGAGCCTATCATTCCTCACCTAGCAAGTGAGCTTTCAAACGAGCTTTTTGGGTGTGAAAATTTTAAAAAACTTGAGCTTTTAAGTGAGGTTTTTGTTAAAGATAGCTTTAATATAGGCGTAAGTGTGAATGGCAAAAAGCGAGCTGAGCTTGAAATAGAAGCAAATTTAAGCAAAGATGAGATTATAAGTAAGGCTAAAGAAAACGTGGCAAAATGGCTTGAGGGTAAAGAGCTTATCAAAGAAATTTATATTGATAAGAAGCTTGTGAATTTGGTTATAAAATGA
- the lptE gene encoding LPS assembly lipoprotein LptE, which produces MIKTLFALGISFLFIACGYVPTSKVAQKVFSDKVYVSVEISPQDPQNSVFVVDTLREVIINKLGKSPALKEEADESINVRVGNLDFTPIIYDENGYVIAYKAKLNLEFNVVFKDGKEELIKTQGSYDFAISPNSVISDTARLDAMRFASSEAFDEFVSIVAIKGQHND; this is translated from the coding sequence ATGATAAAAACTTTATTTGCTTTGGGTATAAGCTTTTTGTTTATCGCGTGTGGTTATGTGCCAACAAGTAAAGTCGCTCAAAAAGTCTTTAGTGATAAGGTGTATGTTAGCGTTGAAATTTCGCCACAAGACCCACAAAATAGTGTTTTTGTCGTTGATACCTTAAGAGAAGTGATTATCAATAAGCTTGGCAAAAGCCCAGCCCTTAAAGAAGAAGCTGATGAAAGTATCAATGTAAGAGTAGGAAATCTTGACTTCACTCCAATAATCTATGATGAAAATGGCTATGTTATCGCATATAAAGCAAAGCTTAATCTTGAATTTAATGTTGTATTTAAAGATGGTAAAGAAGAGCTTATCAAAACGCAGGGGAGTTATGATTTTGCTATCTCGCCAAATAGTGTTATCAGTGATACAGCAAGGCTTGATGCGATGCGTTTTGCTTCAAGCGAGGCGTTTGATGAGTTTGTCTCTATAGTTGCGATTAAAGGACAGCACAATGACTAA
- a CDS encoding Mur ligase family protein produces the protein MKFKAFLEQKVEYSTRIDRFRAFSLYHKYKKDLKLKPIIHIIGTNGKGSTGRFLAQLLYKLGFKVGHFTSPHIFEFNERFWLDQKILDDKTLQKAHERLSEIFQSDLERLSYFEYATFLAVIVFKKCDFVIFEAGLGGEFDSTSLFEKRLSIFTKIGFDHTQILGNKLEMIARTKLKVMAKKAVIANEQEELVLQLSQKIALLKKAKLFYANELLDTNLLKASKAYAQKHKLPSFLEHNLNLALAALRVLQNKTQAFHVIKKLQKLDLRGRCEQISENIFVDVGHNELAARALLEKFKGQKLCLIYNSFLDKDIFAILRITKPIIDKIMIYKYESQRELATKHIKEVALKLDIKCEDFIKLEKDRTYLVFGSFVLVQHFLKEHFETA, from the coding sequence ATGAAATTTAAAGCCTTTTTAGAACAAAAAGTAGAATACTCAACGCGAATCGATCGTTTTCGTGCGTTTAGTTTATATCACAAATACAAAAAAGACTTAAAGCTTAAACCCATCATTCATATCATAGGCACAAATGGCAAAGGCAGCACAGGACGCTTTTTAGCCCAGCTTTTATATAAGCTTGGCTTTAAAGTAGGGCATTTTACAAGTCCGCATATTTTTGAATTTAATGAAAGATTTTGGCTTGATCAAAAAATACTTGATGATAAAACCTTGCAAAAGGCTCATGAGCGTTTGAGTGAAATTTTTCAAAGTGATTTAGAACGTTTGAGTTATTTTGAGTATGCGACTTTTTTGGCTGTGATTGTGTTTAAAAAATGTGATTTTGTTATCTTTGAAGCAGGCTTGGGAGGAGAGTTTGACAGCACTTCTTTGTTTGAAAAAAGATTAAGTATTTTTACAAAAATAGGTTTTGATCATACTCAAATTTTAGGCAATAAGCTTGAAATGATTGCTCGAACAAAGCTTAAAGTTATGGCAAAAAAGGCTGTGATTGCAAACGAGCAAGAAGAGCTTGTTTTGCAACTTAGTCAAAAAATAGCCCTTTTAAAAAAAGCAAAGCTGTTTTATGCAAATGAGCTTTTAGATACTAATTTACTTAAAGCAAGCAAAGCTTACGCACAAAAGCACAAACTCCCTTCTTTTTTAGAACACAATCTCAATCTCGCACTTGCTGCTTTAAGAGTATTGCAAAATAAAACTCAAGCTTTTCATGTCATCAAAAAGCTTCAAAAGCTTGATTTAAGAGGCAGGTGCGAGCAAATAAGTGAAAATATCTTTGTTGATGTGGGACACAACGAGCTTGCAGCACGAGCTTTGCTTGAGAAATTTAAAGGACAAAAGCTTTGTTTGATTTATAATTCTTTTTTAGATAAAGATATTTTTGCAATTTTAAGAATTACTAAGCCTATAATTGATAAAATTATGATTTACAAATACGAAAGTCAAAGAGAGCTTGCTACAAAACATATTAAAGAAGTAGCTTTAAAGCTTGATATAAAGTGCGAGGATTTCATAAAACTTGAAAAAGATCGAACTTATCTTGTCTTTGGCTCTTTTGTTTTGGTGCAGCATTTTTTAAAGGAGCATTTTGAGACCGCATAA
- a CDS encoding M23 family metallopeptidase, producing the protein MLNKFTITITDVNGSKHFYLSQVIKKIAFYLIAFVLLFLIFSAFYIHYLDSKVSELDAKREELIQNSKDLVINNEKMQASLAEKAEQYAAIEDKIAIFEEQLGLGNENNLTLNARLEKLNLTNEQQLGVLLQIPNGYPIENKGISGNYGWRDHPILKRQEFHTGIDLRATVGTPIYAPANAVVEFSGYNSNGYGYMVTLQHNFGFKTIYAHMTRKDVVKPGQFVSKGDLIGYTGNTGASTGPHLHYEVRFINKTLEPLYFLNLDRKNMDKFFNQERRVPWQSLIKAISTAASQKQQ; encoded by the coding sequence ATGCTGAATAAATTTACCATTACAATCACTGATGTGAATGGCTCAAAGCATTTTTATCTTTCTCAAGTGATTAAGAAAATCGCTTTTTATCTTATCGCTTTTGTTTTGCTTTTTTTAATCTTTAGTGCTTTTTATATCCATTATCTGGACTCTAAAGTCAGCGAACTTGACGCAAAAAGAGAAGAGTTGATACAAAATAGCAAAGATTTAGTCATAAATAACGAAAAAATGCAAGCAAGTCTTGCTGAAAAAGCTGAACAATATGCCGCTATAGAAGATAAAATCGCCATTTTTGAAGAACAGCTTGGGCTTGGTAATGAAAATAATCTGACTTTAAATGCAAGACTTGAAAAGCTCAATCTTACAAACGAACAGCAACTAGGTGTTTTGCTTCAAATTCCAAATGGTTATCCTATAGAAAATAAAGGGATTTCTGGTAATTATGGCTGGAGGGATCATCCTATCTTAAAAAGGCAGGAATTTCACACTGGTATTGACTTAAGAGCAACCGTTGGCACGCCAATTTATGCTCCAGCAAATGCAGTTGTTGAGTTTTCAGGCTATAATAGCAATGGTTATGGTTATATGGTAACTTTACAGCATAATTTTGGCTTTAAAACCATCTACGCTCATATGACGCGAAAAGATGTGGTAAAACCCGGACAATTTGTTTCAAAAGGAGATCTTATCGGCTATACAGGTAACACAGGAGCATCAACTGGTCCTCATTTGCATTATGAGGTAAGATTTATCAATAAAACTTTAGAACCTCTGTATTTTTTGAATTTAGATCGTAAAAATATGGATAAATTTTTTAATCAAGAAAGGAGAGTGCCATGGCAATCTTTAATAAAAGCAATATCAACAGCAGCGTCTCAGAAACAACAGTAA
- a CDS encoding bactofilin family protein: MAIFNKSNINSSVSETTVISAGARIEGQFYFDSMLHVDGEISGVIHSQSVVVIGKTGIVKGQLNADKVVVNGIFDGELDANNLEILMGGLVNGNIAVKGFAIENGGKFNGNSKIKDETLTLIENTASKTEE, from the coding sequence ATGGCAATCTTTAATAAAAGCAATATCAACAGCAGCGTCTCAGAAACAACAGTAATTTCAGCAGGAGCAAGGATAGAAGGGCAATTTTACTTTGATTCTATGCTTCATGTTGATGGCGAGATCAGCGGTGTAATCCACTCACAAAGTGTGGTTGTTATCGGTAAAACAGGGATTGTTAAAGGACAGCTTAATGCTGATAAGGTCGTTGTGAATGGAATTTTTGATGGTGAGCTTGATGCCAACAATCTTGAAATTCTTATGGGTGGTTTAGTCAATGGAAACATTGCTGTAAAGGGCTTTGCTATAGAAAATGGCGGTAAGTTTAATGGCAATAGCAAGATCAAAGACGAAACACTTACACTTATTGAAAATACTGCTTCAAAAACCGAAGAATAA